The following are from one region of the Nicotiana tabacum cultivar K326 chromosome 3, ASM71507v2, whole genome shotgun sequence genome:
- the LOC107783809 gene encoding uncharacterized protein LOC107783809 produces the protein MGHHCCSKQKVKRGLWSPEEDEKLIRHITIHGHSCWSSVPKLAGLQRCGKSCRLRWINYLRPDLKRGCFSEQEERTIIDVHRILGNRWAQIAKHLPGRTDNEVKNFWNSAIKKKLIAQGFDPNTHNLLSRNHHQNNKIKSSCKSKTSNHPNSTSVFTIETLSSSKEVGVISMDIIKASLAALPLIASTTTITIPHSQTSWDPLCESSLTSTIYNYMNPVSIPTTTNIENSNLATIEYQNQSTSNNLLSSSSLTPSGFGIINENCMWDVTDFEPQLIRSTNGQEEVQLVQEEGAQVLQLQENICQEVYKVNHEFNNNGQISENVTFDNSNFDFEFVDSALMPCEIFANVNSIDQLAWDC, from the exons ATGGGCCATCACTGCTGCAGCAAACAGAAAGTAAAGAGGGGTCTTTGGTCTCCAGAAGAAGATGAGAAACTCATTAGACACATCACCATCCATGGCCATAGCTGCTGGAGTTCTGTCCCGAAACTAGCCG GATTACAAAGGTGTGGAAAAAGTTGCAGGCTGAGGTGGATAAATTACTTGAGGCCAGATCTGAAAAGGGGTTGTTTTAGTGAGCAAGAAGAGAGGACCATAATTGATGTTCATAGAATCTTGGGAAACAGATGGGCACAAATAGCCAAACATTTACCTGGTAGGACTGATAATGAAGTCAAGAATTTCTGGAATTCTGCCATTAAAAAGAAGCTTATTGCTCAAGGCTTTGATCCAAATACCCACAACCTCCTCTCTCGCAATCATCACCAAAACAACAAGATCAAAAGCAGCTGCAAATCCAAGACTTCTAATCATCCAAATTCCACCTCTGTTTTCACTATTGAAACTTTATCATCAAGCAAAGAAGTAGGAGTAATTTCCATGGACATTATCAAAGCAAGTCTTGCCGCATTGCCACTTATTGCTTCTACGACAACAATAACTATACCTCACtcccaaacaagttgggatcCGCTATGTGAATCCTCACTAACCAGTACTATTTACAATTATATGAATCCCGTCAGCATTCCCACCACGACAAATATTGAAAACTCAAATCTTGCCACCATTGAATATCAAAACCAGAGTACTTCCAATAATTTGttatcttcttcttccttaacTCCATCAGGGTTTGGAATTATAAATGAGAATTGCATGTGGGATGTTACAGACTTTGAACCGCAATTAATTCGTTCCACTAATGGACAAGAAGAAGTGCAATTAGTACAGGAAGAAGGAGCACAAGTACTTCAGCTTCAGGAAAATATTTGTCAAGAAGTCTACAAGGTTAATCATGAGTTCAACAACAATGGACAAATCTCGGAGAATGTTACATTTGACAACTCTAACTTCGATTTTGAGTTTGTGGATTCTGCATTGATGCCTTGTGAAATTTTCGCTAACGTAAATTCCATAGATCAACTTGCATGGGATTGTTAA